One part of the Symbiobacterium terraclitae genome encodes these proteins:
- a CDS encoding ROK family protein, whose product MALFGGIEAGGTKFVCAVGTGPDDVRAVTRFPTTTPAETIGRVIEFFRSQPEPMTAIGIGAFGPTDPDPASPTYGTITSTPKPGWQNTPLRKLVADALGVPVAFDTDVNAAALGEYTWGAARGIDTFIYLTVGTGIGGGAMVEGRMLHGLVHPEMGHIRVPHDWAVDPFPGFCPYHGDCLEGLAAGPALERRWGTRAETLPPDHPAWPLEAEYLAQALVSYILILSPKRIVIGGGVMHQPALFPLVRTRVKELLAGYVQSPAILEGIDTYIVPPALGDRAGVLGAIALAQGQR is encoded by the coding sequence ATGGCTCTGTTCGGAGGCATCGAAGCGGGGGGCACCAAGTTCGTCTGCGCGGTGGGCACGGGACCCGACGACGTGCGGGCGGTGACCCGGTTTCCCACCACGACCCCGGCGGAGACGATCGGCCGGGTGATCGAGTTCTTCCGCAGCCAGCCCGAGCCGATGACGGCCATAGGAATCGGGGCCTTCGGTCCCACCGACCCGGATCCGGCGTCGCCCACCTACGGCACCATCACCTCCACGCCGAAGCCCGGCTGGCAGAACACCCCGCTGCGCAAGCTGGTGGCCGACGCCCTCGGCGTGCCCGTCGCGTTCGATACCGACGTCAACGCCGCCGCCCTGGGCGAGTACACCTGGGGCGCCGCGCGGGGGATCGACACCTTCATCTACCTGACGGTCGGCACGGGCATCGGCGGCGGTGCGATGGTCGAGGGGCGCATGCTCCACGGGCTGGTCCACCCCGAGATGGGCCACATCCGCGTCCCCCACGATTGGGCTGTCGACCCCTTCCCGGGCTTCTGCCCGTACCACGGCGACTGCCTGGAGGGGCTGGCCGCGGGACCGGCGCTGGAGAGGCGGTGGGGCACCCGGGCCGAGACCCTCCCGCCCGACCATCCCGCCTGGCCGCTGGAGGCGGAGTACCTCGCCCAGGCGCTGGTCAGCTACATCCTGATCCTGTCGCCGAAGCGCATCGTAATCGGCGGCGGGGTGATGCACCAGCCCGCGCTCTTCCCGCTGGTCCGTACGCGGGTGAAGGAGTTGCTTGCCGGGTACGTGCAGTCGCCGGCGATCCTGGAGGGGATCGACACCTACATCGTGCCGCCAGCGCTGGGCGACCGGGCCGGCGTCCTCGGTGCGATCGCCCTGGCGCAAGGGCAGAGGTGA